From the Candidatus Thermoplasmatota archaeon genome, the window ATGCCACAATTCCTGGTATCGGTCTTGGTATCGGTAATCTCCAGTCATCCCAGTAATTTCTTATCCAGATATTTGGTAAAGGTAAAATGTTAAACCATATTTGTGCATTTTGAGCGTTATTCATTAAGTTATTTTTTGTTATTGAGGTCAGCATGCACGGCCCGATTAACCGCAAACTAAAACTTCCAAGTTTTATACCTTCTGGATTTTGTGATATGTTATTGCCGATAATTACGTTGCCAACCCCACTCCAAATTGCAATCCCTGTCTCTTTACAAAGAGTGATCTCATTTTTATAAACTTTATTGTTAACACCGTTGTCAATAGCCACCCCGTTATAATTTTTGTATAACACATTGAATGAAACATTGTTACCACTCGAGTTTATACCTATACCAATTCCATACCCCCTGTTTGAAATATAGTTATGCGAAATAACATTATTATTCGAGAATTTAAGACCTATGCCGCAATCATTTTCGATAATGGTGTTTTGAGAAATGGTATTGCCGTATGTACTGCACATACGGATTGCTTGGCCATTAGAAATAATAATGTTATCAATAATAGTATTATCTCTCGAATCTGAAAGTAAATATATTCCTGCAGAAGGAAATTTATCACTATTTTTTATTGTAAAACAAGTTATGGTTATCTCATTTCCTAAGATTTTAAAAACGTATCCTTTCTTACTCCCATCAACAATGGTGCTATTCTTATCCTCCCCAATCAGATTTATCGATTTGTTCACTACCACATTCTCGTAATATGGCGATGAGTCATCGTAAACAAAAATGGTATCTCCCTCTTCTGCAGCATCTACCGCAGACTGTATCTCTGTGTAGTTGTTTGGACCAGAGCCTCCGACATACAACACTCCGTTTATGGAATTAGATGAAATATTTGTTTTTAAATTGAGGGAATTGCTTCCTGTAATTGGAACAACACTGAGCAAAAGAAATACTGCCATTATAATTATTTTCTTTTTCATGGTTTTATATCACCTTTCTCCTTAAATTTCTTTTGGCAAAACAAAAAATAAAGGGAAAAGGTTATTCCGCTATTGGAGTATCACCTCCTGGAGGTTTTGGTGGTGGATTTGATTCAGTTTTCGTTGTAAAATGCCATGTTTGCCCGGTTGTAGTTACCTGTCCATCGTTTGCAACCACTTTCCAGTAATAAGTTGTATCATAATTCAAAGTTCCTGGGTTGTATGTCGTCGATGTTATTCCAGATGCTTTCAACGGGGGATTTGAAGATGTTCCGAAGTAAACATCATAGATCAGTGCATCGTTGTCTGGATCTGAGCATTGCCAGCTCAATGTTGGATTGATGCTTACATCAGTTGCTCCATTGGATAGATATGGATTGAACGGTGCATTTAGAGGACTGTTTGTATTTCCATTTAGCAGTGGCTCTACAGCCCATTTTGCACTTTCGGTTATGATATCTCTTGTATTTACTGTTGGTTCCATTGGATTGCCATTTGAATCTGCATAAATATATTTGGTGTGGAGAGCATTCTCTATTACTTGCCCGCTTCCATATTTCCATGTTTTAACTTCCGGATGCTGCCCAAATAATATTATTCTTCCATCGATTCCATCACTATTCCTATCATATGTCGATTTTATTATCGAGGCATTGCGTTTGAGATGTGTTTCTACTATTTGATTTGACCCAAATCTATGAAGTTGAGTTGTTGGATGTTCATCAGGGTCGTCATAGTATTCTGCAACAACTGTAACAGCGGAAGGATTACAATCTACAAAACTGGATC encodes:
- a CDS encoding NosD domain-containing protein, coding for MKKKIIIMAVFLLLSVVPITGSNSLNLKTNISSNSINGVLYVGGSGPNNYTEIQSAVDAAEEGDTIFVYDDSSPYYENVVVNKSINLIGEDKNSTIVDGSKKGYVFKILGNEITITCFTIKNSDKFPSAGIYLLSDSRDNTIIDNIIISNGQAIRMCSTYGNTISQNTIIENDCGIGLKFSNNNVISHNYISNRGYGIGIGINSSGNNVSFNVLYKNYNGVAIDNGVNNKVYKNEITLCKETGIAIWSGVGNVIIGNNISQNPEGIKLGSFSLRLIGPCMLTSITKNNLMNNAQNAQIWFNILPLPNIWIRNYWDDWRLPIPRPIPGIVAFGYMGFIPWFMFDWHPSLTPYR